The DNA region AAATGAAGAATCAGAGGAAAGTTCAGTTTTTTGgtgttattttttttgagtgatgagagAAACGCCCAACTACTATCCGAGTGCAGGCACTATATATCCCGCCTTGTAACCTAGGAGATAAACTAGCCTAGGttaactcaaaccaagaaggtcagcAGGTCGCTCTCACAGGGAGTCGAATTTGTAATCTCAGGTAACCAAGCCAACAGCCTCACTAACTTGGTTGGGATTGACCCCGGCCAAGTTTTTTGGTGTTATTCATCTGATTGGTAATGCCGTAATGGATTTGTTGTGTTGAGTTGGTATATCCATTTGACATTGAAGATGCAGGCTTTACACTTTTGAGCTGTATTCTGTTCTTGTTATAGCCTTAATGATGATATGTGTGTTTATCTGCTCTAGAACATGTTCTTCACTAGCTTGTTTTTGGTAATGATTGTTGCTATAAATTGCATATGCTTGATAGTTTGATCTTGTTTGTTTTTGCAGATATCTTCTTTGAGTACTAGTGACAGTCCAGTACTCCAATCTGATCCTGAATATATTGTAACTGAAAATGTTTGGTCATAAGAAGTCCCCTTTGCATGGGAATGCTAAGAGCCACTCCATCGTTCCTGGATCTAACTCGATTTCAAACCCTTTTGATTCTGACGATGAGTGTGATAAGAAGCAGAATGTTAAGCAATCGAGGACTTCTTCCGAGCCTACTCAGTGTACTCTGAATACTAGTACTAACCcctttgatgatgatgaagctAAAGGGAAATCCTCGTCCTCATCCACATACTCCTTTACAACCGAGAGAAACAGGTACAAGAATGATTTCAGAGATTCGGGTGGGTTAGAGAATCAGTCTGTTCAAGAATTGGAGAATTATGCGGTCTACAAAGCCGAGGAGACTACAAAAGCTGTTAATGGGTGTCTGAAGATTGCAGAAGACATGAGGGAGGACGCAACTAAGACTTTAGTCACTCTACATCACCAGGGCGAGCAAATTACGAGGACTCATATGACTGCAGCTGACATTGACCATGATCTTAGTCGGGTATGGCCTCTCAATTCGTTATTTGTACTACATGCAATTCATGTCACCGTATTCACACTGGTATTGCCTTGATTTTCATGAATTTTTTTCACTATTGGAACAAACTTGTAATATTTGGTTTTAGGGTGAAAAACTTTTGGGAAGTCTCGGAGGCATATTTTCGAAGACATGGAAGCCTAAGAAGACTCGTCCAATTTCaggacctgttattacaagagGTTAGTTAAATATTATGTTTACAAATGTATGTGATAGTATGAACAGGGCGGGAAGTGCTTGTTTTTCGGATGTAGAAATAGGTTATCTGCTTCTCTGACTATTTATAACGTTGCAGATGACCCAGTTCAAAGGAGGGGTAACCACTTGGAGCAGAGGGAAAAATTGGGATTGAATTCTGCACCCAAGGGGCGGTCAAGCAGCCGAACCCCTCCTCCTGAACCAACTAATGCACTGCAGAAAGTCGAGGTAGTATGCCTTTGTAACCTAGAAAAAGTGTCGAAATctgtttcttcttctctcttttctttcatTGCAAGTCAAATTCATTCTAGTAAACGTtagatttttatatatatattctcacgGATACATGACATTGCATAAATGAGAAACTTTTTAATTCTCGAACAGGCGGAGAAGGCAAAGCAAGATGATGGGCTATCAGATCTGAGTAATATCCTGGGGGAGCTCAAGGGCATGGCACTCGACATGGGCGCTGAAATTGAAAGGTAACCCCCCGCTTTTTCTTCCCTTATCTCTTTATCCTTCCTGTGTTATATGCGGGATCGATCTTATGCTGAAGATGCAACTATTAGTGATTATTTCTCCCTCATTGATCAATGGTACCCCGGATATGTACGTTCAGGCAAAACCATGCTATGGATCATCTTCAGGATGACATTATAGAGCTCGATTCCAGAGTTAAAGGGGCTAACCAGCGAGGCCGACGTTTGCTTGGAAAGTAGAGCCATTGTTCTGGGATCAAGACCTGGCGCATATATAACATTTCGCCTTCTCAAATTACTAGATTTCAGGTTCATCTTCTTGTTCAACCATGTTTTGTACTGTGAACCAGCTCTTTCGTTCTACATTAACAGCATCAAAATgccaactttaatttgttgaatctattgtTGGTGTTGAATGTTTGCCACTTTTGCTATTCATTAATTTATCCAAACACTCTCATACATCCCAAGGATTCTAATCATCAACACctttactacttttttttttggattagaccacgaggtgtcctgagcagaCTTTATCTGTAGGAGGCACCTTAAGCCCGTgtcatactcagactaatccccgTTCACACCGGGCCAGcccaattaagggacaaagtgCTCGCCAGATTGATTTTTTTCCATAAACACCTTTGCTACTATAGTGAAGTTAACTAATTAATATGACGTACAGGATAACTATATATGATCTAATTAATCTCAATCTGTGAGGCTTTTGGTGCAAGTAACTTTTGTGAGATTACGCTTTCAAAAGCACTGATCAAAGCCTTAACGTTGCTAAACATGTTATTGGCTGCCGCCGGTGAGGAGTTGCCATCCTGGCCGAGCAAGATTACGCTTTCAAAAGCACCAATCAAAGTCTTAACGTTGTTGCCAAAGCCGTGTTTGTTGCACTGTCGTCTTCCATTGTCGTGCTGTCGAAAACATCCGTACAATCTTTCTTATTCCCTTCTACAACTATGTATTGAACGACAAGTTTCCTAGGACTAATAATGTCGCCGTCCTCTTTTAACAGCGTTTCCTCCACTATCTTCCCCCTTCTCAAtactaattttctgggaagaATGTTAGCATTATTTTCTTGCTCCGAGTTAACTTCCATTTCTTTCCTTTCAAACTTCACCcttgtgaccagttgagctgtcaATGCGGGCAAGTTAACTTCCCTTTCTTCTGAAGAGTTGTGGGGGGGTTATTATTGAATCTTCTTTATGTTCTTTGATCACAAATAATGTCTCCTCCTCATTAGGTTTTCTTTGGATTCTGCTGTTTCTGCCATTTCTATGTTGTGTTCTTGTTTCCCTATCCTCAGATGTCTCAACTAAACTTCCACCTTTCTGGTTTGATCTGGAGATTCCCTTTGTTTTTGAGCTGCAAATTTGATGTTTTGCAGAAACAGAAACAAACCTTTTAACGTTGTCATGTCCTAGAACTCGATCTTGTCTGATCATTGCCGGGAAAATTGCTTTTTGCTTCTTAATTAAAGTGCCTGCAAATTTCTTCTCCATCATATACAAACGTTCTTCTTCGGACAAAGGTTTTTTCTGCAGTTTTGATGCGAATCTCTTAGGAATCCTTGCAGCTTCTTCACCATTATTGTTGCTGCGTTTGCCACCATACTTGCAGTTATCGTGGCATGACGCCAATGGAGCGCTCAGATATCGCGGCAAAACCACACTGATTTTTGTGTTTATGTTCCCCGTCGAATTCCTCCTCCAAGAAAAGCCTCTGGGCTCCATTTTCTCAGTCTCAAAAGCTTCTTCCGCCATTGCAGGGAATGGCAAAACCTGAAATCAAGAAactatttgagcatataatatataaacataaatgtacaatccagcttttagttgaaatgaaaaACATGCTTTAATCTGGTATCAAAATCATGCCAAAAGTAATCGGGCCCGCGTGAAGGGCGTGTTAAACATAactgtgcaatccaactatcagtttagacttttcaTGCTTCAATCGAAACCAGAAAACTCAATAACatgaactcatatatatatatatatatatatatatatatatatcaaattcacAACACCCCCTAGTTACTGCAAAACTTTCCAAAATTTCAGCTGGAAATACAAAGAATCATATGATCAAACATACCTTAAATCAAAGTCCTGGCCTTCTGGTTAGGTGAATTGAATTTGCAATAATATTCTCCTTTGAAATAATGTAGTATTATCTGTTGTTATtgcatgtaaatatatatatacataaatttgaTACATGCACGTATGTAtagttatacatacatactatatatatacgtatgtgGAGTATCCCTATGTATATGTGAGGAGATGCGCTTTTGTTGCAAAGGTGACTGGTCCGACAGCTGTGATTTTTGAGTCCAAAGAGATAAGGAGCAAATCCCAAAAATAGATACAACAAAAAacagaggagagagagagagaaggaaaagTGGGGGCCACAAACAGgaacaaatattcttaaaacatgGTTGTAGATTCCTTGGAAGGTTCGGTTATGTAgagggacaaaaaaaaaactttgacaTAAAGTTTGGAATATTCACTTCACAGTACATGCCCTGTAGCAGCTGTAATTAAGAAACTAATTAAGCTGAATGTTGTTTGGTTACAAACTGTATTTacaaacaagaataagaatgttGGCAACATTTAACTTGAATGTTTACACACATCCTTAAACCATGAAGCCTTCATTCTCAAAACTGGGCAAGATTCTACCACTCTTCCCCACAAAACATCaaattactgtttttttttttactgtactGTAGATCTAGTTAAAGTAGCAATGAAATGAGCTAAAGAGGAGAATGGCTAATGGATCGAGCAACACGAGCCATTTGGCGCCTTTTAGTCTTCCCCCAAACTGGCAAGCATCTGTCAGCAGAGCTATGTTTCTTACCGTCACTATGCTGCTTCGAGACTGAGCACGCTGTCATCTCCGACGCTTTGGATTGTCTCCTCCCTCTCCCGCGACTGCATCTACTAACGCTTCTCCTTGCAGAACCGTGTTCCAAAGCAGTGTGAAGATCCTTGTTTACTTCTTTCTGAAAGTTGTTCGGTTGCAATTTCATCTTTTTCTGTCCCCTCTTTAGCCGACTAGGTAATGAGGCGTCGACTATTTCCATCTCTTTAGCATCATGGGTTTGTTGATTATTCACCAAAGAGGATGCGATTCCAGCAAACCAATCTAGGCAGTCATTAAAGGCTTCATTTTGGTCAATGAATTTGGTTTT from Ipomoea triloba cultivar NCNSP0323 chromosome 6, ASM357664v1 includes:
- the LOC116023281 gene encoding SNAP25 homologous protein SNAP33-like; amino-acid sequence: MFGHKKSPLHGNAKSHSIVPGSNSISNPFDSDDECDKKQNVKQSRTSSEPTQCTLNTSTNPFDDDEAKGKSSSSSTYSFTTERNRYKNDFRDSGGLENQSVQELENYAVYKAEETTKAVNGCLKIAEDMREDATKTLVTLHHQGEQITRTHMTAADIDHDLSRGEKLLGSLGGIFSKTWKPKKTRPISGPVITRDDPVQRRGNHLEQREKLGLNSAPKGRSSSRTPPPEPTNALQKVEAEKAKQDDGLSDLSNILGELKGMALDMGAEIERQNHAMDHLQDDIIELDSRVKGANQRGRRLLGK